attcaattttttcatttcaaaggTCATTCCACCTTAAATATAGAACATTAtctaataattgaaaatttattaatcatttCAAGATTTACGTCCACTTTGGTAATCATTTTGAtcttaattactattttactttcttttgtttcaattctgtattataattttcaaaaccctaatgaaatgaaaaaaaaacccaaatagTTAATCATTTATAAGTTGAGACAAtataatattcatatattcatTGTCAATCTGAACGAAAAAAACCTAAATGAGACAttcaaacttgaaaataatttatcaactagaattattttaaacccatataataataagttgACAAATGATTGACTCcataaacttattattattatgtccAAAAACTACATTATTAAGCCatgattgaaaatattaaaaaaaaaatagacaaaatatTCTCTTTGATCAATTCAATCATTAACACATCTTTATCACATTGAAAAACCAGCCACctttataataattgaagtttatcctttttcttataaataattcataacaaatataaaataattactctcattcacaaaaaaaaaaaaaaaaaaaagtttaatttacaCATCTCTCCTAACTCACATGCTCAAAATCTTCTTCACAAAATAGCAATCTAACATTtgcaatatattatatatatacccatttatttatttttcaatatattccAATTACTACACACCACAAAAAACTTTGTTTCCATCTAAGTTTCACAtttaaggaaggaaaaaaaaaactatatgaGTGGATTTTTGCCGATGAATTAAAAGTAAACTTATTAGAGTTGATTATATGATTAAGTGATGAAcggtaaaaaaaagtaatagaattcaactcaaaatgCATATAATTCAAACAAGTGAATATTTTCAATAGCATCCACTGatcaaatttacaataatatatttccaatcaataaaaaaaccaatttaaattgagaaatattAAGTAAAAAGAACACttaatagtatttttttttttttcaaattaagaaatttatatttatacagAGGAAAAGGGAAGAGTTAAATTAGAGACAGAGTATTGATTGgggttctttttttgttatgtatATAGAAAGGAGAATTCTATTGAGATCTGACGAAGAAAATACTCAACTCAGGGCCGGGAGCCCCATCGGGATTAATCATATACAAAGCTTCAGAATCCTTAGATCCAACAACCCTTTCAAATCTAGCTCTCATATACGTCAATTCCCCTTCCAAGTTATCCTTTTCAGACGCCGGAGATGGCAAAACTCCCGCACCCATTGAAACCCCTCTTAAATGTTGCATAACATGAAGTTCATCATCCGACATTTGTTTCCTTCTAAACGAATACCCAATTTTCCTTCCATTACAATAAACAGCCCACAGGAATTCCTCCATTACCTTCTTCTTATGGCTCTTCGTCTCGCTCTCCAGAGCGATCCTCAGAATATCCGACGCCATTTCCTTGTTTAGTGCCGCCGTCTGCATCGGCAATTCGATCACGAATATAGGAAGACAATGAGGGTCTTCTTGAATCGCTAAGCTTACTCTCCCTTTACGGTAGCCGAAGATTGTGCCCGTCGTCGCGTTGTCTTTTAAAAGGGGCTTTCGGGGGCGGCCAAGGAGAGCCACCATTTTGCACCCGGAGGTTAACATTGGGaataatttgaacattttaagGAGCCCTCCGCCGCTGCCTCCGCCACTTCCTCCGTTGGTGGTGGTACTGGTGGAGGATGATTTGGGGCGTCTGGTGATGTGACGGAGGAGGGGGAGGAAGGCGGAATTGTCCATGAAAGGGCTGGAGTGAAGAGAAGGCATGGTGGATTATTGTTTGTGTGTTTGGGGAATTTTTTTGATTTGGTTGTAAGtaagagagaagaaggaaaggaaatgGAGGAAGGGATAAATAGGAGAGGAAAAATTGGTTTGTTGGTCATTTTGGGTTGGGGTTTTGTGTGTCATTTGGAATCTTTCAAGTGGGAAAAGTCGAACTTATCAAACTAAACCTTCTTCCAGTTGgttagatttttttctaaaatttaattgcaaCAAAAACATTGCTAAACTATGACATAATCATTGTCACAAAGTTTCcacttaaaaagaaagttaacgCTATACTTTTCAACTATCTATtgtaaaaattagattaaattaaactctTCAACTTCATAAGTGTTATTATAATCATATACCATAAAATAAAcgaaaaaatttacaaaatatcacagCCTATTTACCATTGAACATGGTAGACTATTGTATCataatagaaacaaataataGTCTATTACGACTTATCGCTaataaattgtgatattttgctataacatttgtaaatattatttagatGTTTCctcatttcaaataatttttcttttaacaattgCACAAGGCCTaatgttcaatttttatcaattctAATTCAATTAGATGGTGTTTGGGCTAGTGACTAACTAAATTCTAACACTTTCAACATGGTTCACTATTCAaataatttgcaaattttatctttatcttctttttaccTTTATCGGATGTGTTTCGTACATCTCAACTACACAACTCTCACCCCAAAGCATAGATTGATCTAAGCACAAACCTTTTAACTTCAATAACATGAACATCAAACTCTAACATTTATAGCAGTTATCTTAATAGACTAATTTTTAGTTCAAGTAAGCCATTGCCACACTTTAAGATttgtatttgcaattttttttagagtggGGCCTGAGATGAGAGATATTATTCTAtatctttttaagaaaatgtatatatatatatatatatgtatgtattatgGGAGGAGGTAAAGGGTTGATGTTGACTGAGTTTAGTGACTAAAAGGAGAGTGGGATTGAATGCCAAAAAAAGATAAGGTGTAGGATATCGGcccacattttaaattatactttcatttttcaataatattacatacatatttcttcttctttcactttCTTCATTCTAAAACATAATTACTCCCTGAATTATCTtcatatcttaatttttattgtactaaaaaataaaatatgttatacGTCAAAGAAAGGTATTGAGATCGTACAACAAaggtcatcaataaaaaaaactaattagaaCACACTAGAGAATTTTTAGCATCTTGATGTTGAAGAATGCACGTATATGCAAGGTTATTTGTTTGATGTACTTTTCTTAACATGTATGACGttgttgtatttaatttttaatgtaaatttaattatttactcTTTTGAATATTAGTTTTTAGCGTATAAATCTTTAACTTTACGCGTTTGGCTATTTTGCATAGTGAagatattataatttagaacTATGTTAAGATCCATTCCTACTTATATGTTTTCACTGtagaatgatatatatttagtgttttatttcattagttttttttattgtgaaaATTTAACCCACACTGTTATATCTTCAGTGTAGAATATAAAGTAGAAATTTGTCAATTTAGggagaaattgaaatataaaaaatgggaacagaaaaaaaaaaatggaggcaGTGGGAATTGTTTGTCATGTGGCTTCACACCGATCATTACGTTTTGAATCAACATCATGAGTtgcttttttatgctttttggaaacccatctatctaaataatatatatgaatatatattaataataagaagaagaagaatgataataataataattgaggtGCAGCTCATATTGCCACccgaaaaaggaaaaacaaaagaatccAGTACCTCGTGATTTTCCCATGGaaatttctcttcctttttcataGTTGGGactctccatttctttctttaggtaacacccttttcttttttctatgtCAGATCCTACTCTTAtcactaattaaattaaaaagccACTTTATCCAACTCTACATTATATTCATACATATAGAGATTAAAGTTATGTACATTTTTATAACAACTTCATGCAAATTGCTTAATCATCGTTTCAGGATAACTCAATCAAATTACATTTGAAAAGTATCTCCTGTccttactattattattacgctttttttaaaaaaattatgaataaataaacgtgatcaaaagtaatttaattacatttgtGATTCTGTTTTCATTAGAGTTATATTCTGTTAATGCAAGTAATTAGTATGGATTGATAAACCTGtcttaatttgaattttaaatttgaagataaGATATTGTTAGTTAATGTAGAGCAATGTGggtaacaaaatttaatatttgataataaaataatggtCCTTGTAATAAATTGAACAATGacattttacttaatttttttttcttttaaaaaaaagagaacaattttgaattatataaaaaggaaaagaaaaaagtgtgGGAAGAAATGCTTttgaattgatggaattgaaGTGTGATTTCAACTTGGCTTCCTACTTTGGGATAGTGCCCACTGACTTGAACCCAAACCAAATCCAATCAAACTAAGCACATGTTATGAAAGTCTTGATTAGACTctcatataaaaataaatcaataaaataaaatgcttttcttttttcttttttcttttttcttttttcttcttttgatcataatcataattttccatttttgggttttgaagCTCAATTTTGAATAGTTATGCACTGTTTCTTCTCATAGATCAAGCAGAGGAGTGTAGggttaccttttttttttttatatatatatatatatataataacaatattgtTAATGATGGGATGATAacaacattaatattaataatattttaaatagttaaaataaattctttttactATTGGTGTTGATTCTCTAATATTTTCGCATAATGAAagatgtgatttttttaaagtgctattaagtattttttatgtCCCTCTTGCCCACCATTAACAAAGGTTTGGAGTGCTCAAGTgagaaagcaagaaaaaaatattgcaaatataaggGAGTGGGCAACACTGTTgtattgaattattattagttgAACACGAGAAGGAGGTTTAAGCTTAATCATGTGGATGTGTGGTGTGTGGTCTAAACAATCAAAGGTCCGGGGTGGGGGTTGTGATTTACAGTGAGAGTGGCGATGTGGTGCATGTCTGCTCAAGTGCGGTTCAATGAAAGTTATGGATTTGTTGATACGGATGAAATTACCGTTATTAGATAAGGCTATCGGTGGTCGAAGCTAGGTCTAGGTTGCTCGAATGTTTGGATTGAGTCTCGGGCGAAAGTTGTTTTGAATCACTTCTATGttatgaatttttcttttggagtgCTATATGTCGAATGTCAGCTTTATTTACCCCAATTGAACATTAATTGTTGGCCTCAGTTTTGCCCCAACAAAGTGCAATCGAATTGCTCATAATTTTTCACATCACATGCTTTATCTACCGGTTTCTTTTGTTGCTAGTGCGGGGAGTTTCCTATTTGATTGAGAAACTAAACAAGTGGTTGAGGAGCTAGTTTGGTTGtgatttgtttcatttttttttaaaaaaatcgtttcAATACTAAAATCGAGAAATGATCATATTCTTAATATGTTTTGGTAACGAGAAGAAAACCatactttgttatttttaagattttagtCGGAAAAGGAAGGTAAttcatttgttaaaaaaatggttttgagAATTGTGAAACTGaatgggattttttttttcatgtaaagtaattatatgaattgatgatttttttttcatgatgaAATTATTGTAGGTTCTGTTGTGGAAATGTGAAGCTGACTGTTAactctttctttgttttctcttctAGTGATTGTCTATTTCTTTACCTTTAATTCTTTTCCAAGGCTGCCATTGGCATCATTTGTCTTCTACCACCAAACCCAAACCCTTCTAATTTAACGGATAacaactatttatatatatatatcgacCTAActtatttaagtttaataaTTTGGGTCatgtaaatttttgtttgatataatattaaatttgtcctTCATTATTCACACACTTAAATTTTTGGGTCAATCGTTGATTTAAAATGGTATCAAAGTAGTATGATCTAGGATATTCATTCAAGCTTTTGCATATCGTTGTTTTCTCTCcgtttaatatttcatttctacTTTGTAAGCATTTTTCCGTATTTCGAGCTTCTATTTGAGAGGAGTGTgatttaagaatttttaaCCTAATTAAACAAAGTTGGTGTTAcatgtttaaataattaatgtgtGTTTGGAAGTTTAGGACATGAAGTTCTCTCAAAAGAAGGGTATATATTCCGATCTTGTTGATATGTTTGTTcgaaactaataatttaaacttaagTTCCATTATAGCTGCCAACATTTCATGTCGATGGTTGTGTCAATATCTCAATTTTGTTGACATGCCAATGGAAATATTGACAAAATGTAGGGATGTTGatagatatttcttttaaaaaataataaaataaaagatatttaaaatttaaaatatatgaattttcaccttttcaaaataagttgGGTACAACTAattataagtaaaattgaaaacacaGTAAATTATCAATTGaccaaaaacatttttaaaaagaggtaaatttgaagaaataataaaaagatatttccAAAAACagatttgattattattattattattattcggGTAGAACAAATTTCTTAAAgcctaattaaattaattactacACTATTTCTTTTAGTACAAATAACATTATTCAACCACTGAATCAAATTGGGGTTATTTGCTATGCCTAAcaaatcttttgtttaattattcattCTGTTGTAGTACAATCCAATTCCAATAATTGATCAAATAATATGATAAGATGACAGCAaagtgagattttttttttcttcttctttttatgaattattgtaattaaaattcagTTATAGATCTGTACTttacttttagaaatttattaagaTCAGAACATGGTAGGTTTGACAACATgattacaataatatttaaaattaaatattaatctcTATTTGTggaaattttttcttctttttcctttaaattcatttaacatagtactaaaattaaactcaaacaaaaataaaagtctcGTAACTTAACCCATTTTTAaagatgattaattattaattaactaatgtTGCCATCATgtctaatttatatatattttattaagacTTTAGCACTTTTctatataattgttttattcGAATTCATGgactttcaaattaaaatatagtttactTGATCATCGGTTTcatcaactttaaaatatcaatttattgtGGGCGTTGGCTTTCCTTAATGCCTTTCATATCCCTAGTTTTAATATCTGTAGATtggataattaaaaaaagaaaaaaaaaacacgtTTGAGTTCATTTTTATCAGTTCTTAAACTTTAGTTTGGAATGATTTAGTCATATGCTTTTAATTCTGtaacaataatttagtttataaaataaaaaaatcatcaaattagatgttaatttttattattttataatataagttATGAGTGTAAAGtcgaaaaatatatatgttaaatctAATTTCTACTCCTGAATTAAACcattaaaaactttaaattaattattttaaaactaaaatattacaaacttcaaaatatatgaactaaatctttaaccaattaaaattaaagtgattttgaacctttaaaatttgtatactATAGGGTGACGTAATGATGTAGATGAACAATTATGTAGGTtagcaaaagagaaaataataataataatgtttaaatACTGTttagttttggatttttgttCCTTTAATTTCGTACTTATACTTTTCTATCACTcatttattaacttttgttcattatattttcaactttattttattgtcatcattaaatttagaaaagtaaTGTCC
This is a stretch of genomic DNA from Cucumis sativus cultivar 9930 chromosome 4, Cucumber_9930_V3, whole genome shotgun sequence. It encodes these proteins:
- the LOC101210761 gene encoding protein MIZU-KUSSEI 1, giving the protein MPSLHSSPFMDNSAFLPLLRHITRRPKSSSTSTTTNGGSGGGSGGGLLKMFKLFPMLTSGCKMVALLGRPRKPLLKDNATTGTIFGYRKGRVSLAIQEDPHCLPIFVIELPMQTAALNKEMASDILRIALESETKSHKKKVMEEFLWAVYCNGRKIGYSFRRKQMSDDELHVMQHLRGVSMGAGVLPSPASEKDNLEGELTYMRARFERVVGSKDSEALYMINPDGAPGPELSIFFVRSQ